Part of the Halobaculum halobium genome, ACCCCGACGGCGCCCGCGAGGGCAACGCCAACTCGGTCGAGGCCGAACGCGTCGCCGAGGTGGTCGAGGCGTACGTCGCCGCCGGCGTCGACCCCGACGACATCGGCGTCATCGCCCCGTTCCGCGCGCAGGTCGCCGAGATCGGCCGCCGGACGGACGTGACCGTCGACACGGTCGACCGGTTCCAGGGGTCGAGCAAGGAGGTGATCGTCGTCTCGTTCGTCGCCACCGGCGACCTCTCCTCGCCCATCTTCGAGGACACCCGCCGCGTCAACGTCGCGCTCACCCGTGCGAAAAAGGCGCTGTGTCTCGTCGGCGACGCGGACGCGCTCGCGTCCGAACCGTTCTACGAGCGGATGCTCGACTGGGCGCGGCGATAGACGGCTGCCGACCGCGCCGACGTATCAGCCCCCGTCGCCGTCGTCAGCGGGCGCGGAGTCCTCGTCGACGCCGTCCGCCGTTCGCTCGGCGGCGGAGCCCCGTCCGTTGGCCGCCGCGGAGTCCAGCCCGTCGCTCCCGCTCGCGACGGCGCTGCCGCCCGAGGGACCGTCGGCGGACGCGCGCTGTCGGCGGTTGCGCCGCGCGCGCCGGCGGGCCGTGAGGTCACCGCGCAGGCGGTCGAGCAGTTCCTCGCGGAGGTCGTCGGCCGCCTCGGCGTCGAGGTCGTGAGCGACCGCGTCGCCGCCGAGCAGTCCCGAGGACGACGCCGAGTCGCCGACGACGGACGCGAGGCGTCGCCGCCGCTGGAAGAGGGTCCGCGAGACGAACACGGTCTGCAGCCGGAAGTACGGCACCAGCCGGGTGTGCCGGCGGAGCACGCCGCCTCGGGTGACGAACCCGTCGGAGACGGTTGCGTGCCCGCGGTTCGCCCACGAGAGATGGCCAGCCAGCGGCGCGAGCGCGACGCCGACCAGCGGCGCGAGCGCGACGAACCGCGGGAGGTCGAACGCGAACCGGTCGACGCCGATTGTGACGGCAGTCACCGCCAGCGCCGCGAGCGCGTAGCGCGCGACGTATCGGCGGCGGGCGCGGACCGGCGGGCGCTCGACGACCTCGATCCCGAACGCGTCGTCCGTCGCGGACGTGTCGTCTCGATCGTCGCTCTCGCCCGCGCCCGTGTCGACGCCCAACTCGGCGCGGACGTCGTCCGCGAGCGCGACGACGCGCTCTCGGGTGTCCAGCGGGACCGCCGTCTCGACGCCGCCGCCGCCCGATCCCGGAGCGTAGCCCGCGGTGTCGATCGCCAGACTGGCGTAGCCGAGGCGACGCATCGCGGCGTTCTCCGAGACCGTGAGCGTCTGCACCTTCGAGAGCGGGACGGTCCCGCTGTAGCGACCGAGGAGCCCGCGCTCGTAGCGGAGCTCGTCGCCGACCCGCTCCAGCCGGAAGCCGTAGTACCTGACGAACGTCAGGGCGGCGCTGACGACCCAGACGACGAGCAGGAACCCGACGACGCCGAGCAGGCCGAGCGACACCAGATCGCTCGTCCCGAGCGACGGCACGTCGCCAGGTCCGACCTCCACGTCGATGATCCCGTAGCGTACGAGCAGGCGCCCGCCGTCGAACAGCAGGTCGTCGAAGAGGCTCGCGCCGACGAACGGCGCGATCACCGCGCCGGGGTGGAACGACACCGCACACAGCGTCGCGAACCGCCGACCGGTGAGCTCGTACAGGGTCTCCGTTTCCGTCCCCGTCTCCGCCTCGGGCGCTGGCTCCGCGGTCGCTCCCGCGTCGGCGACCGCCGTCGAACCCGCGCTCGCGACGCCGTCTCGACGCGGATCGGCGTCCGTCGCGTCGCGGTCCCCCTCGCTCGTCCGCGTGGGCTCGACGCCGTCGGCCTCCTTGCCTCGCCGCCCGCGATCGCCACGGCGACCCCGGCGACCAAGCTCCTCCCGGAGACGGTCGGCCTCGTCGCTCCCGACGGCGTCGAGCGTCGCCTCCGTCGCGCCGCCGCCGGCCGTCTCGACGGTCACGGTCGCGATCCCGAGCGCGCGCTGGAGGACGCTCCGGCGAACGTCCACGTTCTGGACGCGGTGCAGGGGGATCTCTCGGTCCTGGCGCGAGACGACGCCCGACGTGACCACCAGGCGGTCGGAGAGAACCTCGTACTCGAACCGGTACCACCGAGCGAGCGCGGCGCCGGCGCCGACGAGGAACGCGGCCGGGACCGCGGCCAGCGCCACCGGACCGGTTCCGCCGCCACCGCCGCCCATCCCCGCAACCGCCGTGGTGGCGAACAGCGCGAACAGCGCGAGCTGTCCGCCCGATCGGAGCGCGCTGACGGCCGCGGAGGCGGGATGGAGTCGGGCCATCAGACGGCGTCGAACTCCGATTCGGTCGCGAGTTCGCGCAGGCGCTCACGGAGGTCGCTCGCCCGCGCCGGCGTCAGCCCGGGGATGGTGATGTCGGCGCCGCGCGATCCGGCCGTGTAGACGACGACGGAGGCGAGCCCGAGCGCCCGCTCGAGGGGCCGCGTCGGGTGTCGACGTGCTGGACGCGCACGTACGGCACCGACGAGTCGACGCGGGTGAGGACGCCGCGAACGAGATACAGCGAGTCCTCGCGGATCTCGAAGCGCCAGACGCGATAGCGCACGAACGCCGCGGCGACGCCGAGCGCGACGACGACGACTGCGACAGCCGCGGCCGCCGCGGGCGGCACCGGCGCGCCGACTCGCTGGGCGACGAGGCCGACGGCGAGGATCACCCCGCCGGGGACGAGCGCGGCGACGAGCCACGCCAGCCGGACTCGCGGATTGAGCGATTCCATACTCGGCGTTCGGTCGCCTCCGGTAAACGCTGTGGGGTCGCGTCGCGGGCGTTCGGCGCCCGAGTCAGCTGGCGGCTGGGTCATTCGGCGTCCGACTCAGTCGCCGGCGACCCGTCTGCGACTGCACTCCGAGAGCCTGGGGCGCCTCCGCGCTCGGGGCGGTCGCCCACCTCCTCAAGCACCCGAGCGTGGAACTCCGCCAGCGCCGCCGCCTCGTCCTCCGCGAGCACCGTGTCGCTTGCCGACAGCGTCGCCAGCCCGAACGCCCGCGGCGACGGCGTGTCGACCTCGTGGTGGACGACCTCGATGTCGCCCGACTGCACGGACGCGAGTACCTCGCTGATCCCCGCCACGTGCAGTTTGTCCTCGATGATCTCGCGGTACGTCTCCTCCAGCACCGCGAACGAGTCGAGGTCCTGGGCGAACGAGACGAGCATCTCCGCAGACACCTGTTGTTGGGCGGCGGACTTCTCGTGGCCCTTGTAGCGCGCGAGGATCAAAAGCGACCGCGTCGCGTTGATCCGGAAGTACCGTTTCAGGAGGTCCGTCCCCTCCAGCGACGCCCGCAGGTCCGACGCCACCGCGCCCGGTTCGATCGACCGGAGCACGTCGGCGACGTTCACCTTGCGGTTCAGCGGCATCGAGACGGTGAAGCCGGTGTCTGCGACCGCGACCTGGACGTTGGCGTTCGCCCGCTGGGAGCACCGGTAGGCGACGAGTCGCGAGAGGCCGTCGT contains:
- a CDS encoding PH domain-containing protein; this translates as MARLHPASAAVSALRSGGQLALFALFATTAVAGMGGGGGGTGPVALAAVPAAFLVGAGAALARWYRFEYEVLSDRLVVTSGVVSRQDREIPLHRVQNVDVRRSVLQRALGIATVTVETAGGGATEATLDAVGSDEADRLREELGRRGRRGDRGRRGKEADGVEPTRTSEGDRDATDADPRRDGVASAGSTAVADAGATAEPAPEAETGTETETLYELTGRRFATLCAVSFHPGAVIAPFVGASLFDDLLFDGGRLLVRYGIIDVEVGPGDVPSLGTSDLVSLGLLGVVGFLLVVWVVSAALTFVRYYGFRLERVGDELRYERGLLGRYSGTVPLSKVQTLTVSENAAMRRLGYASLAIDTAGYAPGSGGGGVETAVPLDTRERVVALADDVRAELGVDTGAGESDDRDDTSATDDAFGIEVVERPPVRARRRYVARYALAALAVTAVTIGVDRFAFDLPRFVALAPLVGVALAPLAGHLSWANRGHATVSDGFVTRGGVLRRHTRLVPYFRLQTVFVSRTLFQRRRRLASVVGDSASSSGLLGGDAVAHDLDAEAADDLREELLDRLRGDLTARRRARRNRRQRASADGPSGGSAVASGSDGLDSAAANGRGSAAERTADGVDEDSAPADDGDGG